The following coding sequences lie in one Musa acuminata AAA Group cultivar baxijiao chromosome BXJ1-8, Cavendish_Baxijiao_AAA, whole genome shotgun sequence genomic window:
- the LOC135680504 gene encoding transcription factor GTE9-like, which translates to MGKAQKFSKGYPSGFGPDYHHVGDTMGESEGFGSCGRAGSEDSSAPKRKCISLNADRCDKFDIPFELFSLSKMSRSEKKDLEVRLRRELEQVRMFQKKMLSSNATGTNGVAFSSSSDGYVKKGDPLGQNGSNLKCVNSGKFEMAKKVQHTNIISNPYSILMKQCETLLKRLMSHQYGWVFNTPVDVVKLNIPDYSQVIKHPMDLGTIKTRIGLGSYSSPWDFVSDVRLTFTNAKTYNPPGNDVHIMADTMSKFFETRWKPIEKKLVAADAAASKEAETPKPVLRPNKRKSPPHDNNIILPEDVRPKMTIEEKQSLSRRLASLGDMPEHMVNFLRRNNAVSHTSEDEIELDLDAMSDDLLFELRKLLEEYCLGERLRVQAKAETYEVEILNESGLSNSSMHACKGNEPAEEDVDIVGNDPPVSSYPPVVIEKDAMLRSGKCSSSNSSSSDSGSSSSDSDSGSSSESESDNKVTSPKKDMKKSILSGQALDQEISDLSNPRDGNRTSEGTNQQEQVAHPKPESVVIEQNREGDNAPSERQFSPEKLYRAAILKSRFADTILKAREKTLDQGESRDPEKLRREREELERQKREERARLQAEAKAAEEARRLVEAEAAAQAAAEAKRKRELEREAARQALLQMEKTVEINESSVFLKDLEILRTAPGEHLPSSVGETSPDHSPEGISGFQLGGSNPLEQLGLYMKADDEEDEEVEPNSATANDAEEGEID; encoded by the exons ATGGGGAAAGCACAAAAGTTCTCAAAAGGATACCCTTCTGGCTTTGGTCCGGACTACCATCATGTAGGGGATACTATGGGTGAGTCTGAAGGGTTCGGTAGCTGTGGTCGTGCCGGCTCAGAGGATTCTTCTGCCCCTAAGAGGAAGTGCATAAGCTTGAATGCGGACAGATGTGACAAATTTGATATCCCATTTGAGCTATTTTCACTTTCAAAGATGTCCAGGTCTGAGAAGAAAGACTTGGAGGTGAGACTTAGAAGGGAACTCGAGCAGGTTCGAATGTTTCAGAAGAAAATGCTCTCTAGCAATGCAACAGGCACTAATGGGGTTGCTTTTTCATCCTCCAGTGATGGGTATGTAAAAAAAGGGGATCCGTTGGGCCAGAATGGTTCAAATTTGAAGTGTGTTAACTCTGGAAAATTTGAGATGGCAAAGAAGGTGCAACATACAAATATAATTAGCAACCCATATTCTATTCTAATGAAACAGTGTGAGACACTTCTCAAGCGCCTGATGAGCCATCAATATGGATGGGTATTTAACACTCCTGTTGATGTAGTGAAGTTGAATATTCCAGATTACTCTCAAGTTATCAAACATCCAATGGATTTGGGAACCATCAAGACTAGGATAGGATTAGGTAGCTATTCCAGCCCATGGGATTTTGTTTCTGATGTCAGGCTTACTTTCACCAACGCGAAGACCTATAATCCACCTGGTAATGATGTACATATTATGGCAGACACTATGAGTAAGttctttgaaacaagatggaagCCGATTGAAAAAAAATTGGTTGCTGCTGATGCTGCTGCTAGTAAAGAAGCAGAAACTCCAAAGCCAGTTCTGCGGCCAAACAAGAGGAAATCTCCCCCTCACGACAATAATATTATCCTCCCAGAGGATGTGAGGCCGAAAATGACAATTGAGGAGAAACAGAGCCTAAGTAGGCGCCTAGCATCTCTAGGAGACATGCCCGAACATATGGTTAACTTTTTGAGAAGGAACAATGCAGTGAGCCATACTAGCGAGGATGAGATAGAGCTTGATTTAGATGCAATGAGTGATGATTTACTATTTGAATTAAGGAAGCTTTTGGAAGAATATTGTCTTGGGGAACGATTAAGGGTCCAAGCTAAAGCTGAGACTTATGAAGTTGAG ATTTTAAATGAATCAGGACTTAGCAATTCATCGATGCATGCTTGCAAAG GCAATGAACCAGCTGAGGAGGATGTTGATATTGTTGGCAATGATCCTCCTGTTTCAAGTTATCCTCCTGTGGTGATAGAAAAGGATGCTATGCTAAGAAGCGGAAAATGTAGTAGTTCCAATAGTTCAAGTAGTGATTCTGGTTCATCATCCAGCG ATTCAGATTCTGGTAGTTCCTCTGAAAGTGAATCAGACAATAAAGTTACTAGTCCCAAGAAGGATATGAAG AAAAGTATTCTGTCCGGGCAAGCTTTGGACCAAGAAATAAGTGATTTATCAAATCCACGTGATGGAAACA GAACTTCAGAGGGTACAAATCAACAAGAACAAGTAGCGCATCCAAAACCTGAATCTGTTGTGATAGAACAAAACAGGGAGG GGGACAATGCTCCATCTGAAAGGCAGTTCTCCCCTGAAAAGCTCTATCGGGCAGCTATTCTGAAAAGTCGCTTTGCTGACACAATTCTTAAAGCTCGTGAGAAGACTCTAGATCAG GGTGAGAGTAGAGACCCAGAGAAGCTTCGACGTGAGAGGGAGGAGCTTGAAAGGCAGAAAAGAGAAG AGAGAGCCAGGCTGCAAGCAGAAGCTAAAGCTGCTGAAGAGGCTCGACGTCTAGTTGAAGCAGAAGCTGCAGCACAAGCTGCAGCAGAAGCTAAGCGCAAAAGGGAACTCGAAAGGGAAGCAGCACGTCAAGCCTTGCTACAG ATGGAGAAAACCGTGGAGATAAATGAAAGCAGTGTATTTCTTAAAGATCTGGAAATACTTAGAACTGCTCCAGGTGAACACTTACCTAGTTCAGTTGGTGAGACAAGCCCGGATCACTCACCAGAGGGCATCAGTGGCTTTCAACTTGGGGGAAGCAACCCTTTGGAACAGCTTGGTTTATACATGAAGGCCGATGATGAAGAGGACGAAGAAGTTGAGCCAAATAGTGCTACTGCCAATGATGCTGAGGAAGGAGAAATTGACTGA